In Pontimonas salivibrio, the sequence TCACTTAGGGCACAAGGCTTCCCAGACTCTTTTTGTCGACGACCTGCCAGAAAACGTTCGTGGTGCCGAAACGTTGGGTATTACTGGCCACTGGTTTAGCCCCAACCAGAGTGCAGAAGAGTTGCGTGGAGCACTGCAGGCTTTTATTACCCGGACGCCACAGCTCGGCTAAAGCGCTCCCGACCTAGCAAATCCGCTTCGGTTTGAGGGTTGCGAAACCCGGCAGCCTGAAGTGCCTGCCGGGTGGCCGGGCCTTGGTCGATGCCGTGTTCGATGAACACCACCCCGCCTGGCCTCAACAGCTTTGCGGCAATGTCGACGACCCGGTAAATCACATCGAGGCCTTGGCCGGTACTAAACAGCGCTGCGGGCGGGTCGAACTGTGCTGTTTCGACATCTAACGGGTCAACACCTTCAACCAAATAGGGAGGGTTTGACACCACAAGGTCCGCGGTGTGATCAGCTACGGTGTGCACCACGTCCCCGATGTCGGCCACGAGCACCTCACTGCGATCTGGCGCGAAACACTCAGCATTACGGCGTAAATATTCTGCGGCTTCCGGTGACGATTCCACGGCGACCAGGTGGGTGTGCGCCACACGGTGGACTATGGCCAACCCGATAGCTCCAGACCCCGCGCACAAATCCACCACCGACACACCCTGCCCCACGGGGACCATGGCTTCCGCCTCCGCAATGGCCTGATGGGCGAGCAGTTCTGTTTCGGGCCGGGGAGTAAACACCCCAGAGCCCACCTCTAGTTCAAGCTCTAAAAAGGGTGCCAGACCGGTGATGCGCCACAGCGGCTCACGAGCTTCTCGCCTGCTTAACCACTGCTCCAGTTGGACCAACTGTTTCTCATCCAACAGGTCGGGGTGGATCAGAGCTTTGGCTTGTACCTGACCGCGACCTAAGCCAGTCACTGCCGCAATGAGTGACCAGGCATCTGCCTCCGGTGAGGCCACACCGGCCACGCGGAGGCGGGAAATGGCCTGATCCAGAGTGTCTGGAAAAGATTCGGCCACGAAGTTACGCCTCGCCTATGGCCTTGAGCTGTGCTTCCTCGTCGTGGACAACACACGAATCAATGACCGGGTCGAGCGCCCCCGACATGACGTGGTCAAGGTTGTACGCCTTAAACCCGGTGCGGTGATCGGCGATGCGGTTTTCGGGAAAGTTGTAGGTGCGGATGCGCTCTGAACGGTCCATGCCGCGAATCTGGGATTTGCGCAGATTCGATGCTTCCGCATCTTGTTCTTCTTGCTGTTTGGCGAGAATCCTGGCGCGCAACACTCGAAGGGCCGCTTCCTTGTTTTGCAACTGCGATTTCTCGTTCTGCATCGACACTACAATCCCAGTGGGAAGGTGAGTCAACCGCACCGCCGAGTCGGTGGTGTTCACCGACTGACCGCCGGGGCCACTGGCACGAAAGACGTCCACCTTGAGATCATTGGGGCCGATTTCGATTTCTTCGGGTTCATCCACTTCGGGAAACACGAGCACACCGGTCGTTGAGGTGTGAATACGACCCTGTGATTCGGTGCTGGGCACCCGCTGCACGCGGTGAACACCGCCCTCATATTTGAGGCGCGCCCACACACCCTCTGCCGGGTCTGCCGAACTGGATTTGATGGCGACTTGGACGTTCTTGTAACCACCCATGTCGGACTCGGTCTTATCGAGCACTTCGGTTT encodes:
- the prfA gene encoding peptide chain release factor 1, producing MWESIDQLIAEHGELQGKLADPAVHQNPGMARKLNRRYLELDRIVNAHKKVMGLHEDLEATKELAKEDSSFADEIPALTEQVDEAEDALRALLIPKDPDDGRDVIMEIKGGEGGEESALFAADLLRMYLHYAESRGWKTEVLDKTESDMGGYKNVQVAIKSSSADPAEGVWARLKYEGGVHRVQRVPSTESQGRIHTSTTGVLVFPEVDEPEEIEIGPNDLKVDVFRASGPGGQSVNTTDSAVRLTHLPTGIVVSMQNEKSQLQNKEAALRVLRARILAKQQEEQDAEASNLRKSQIRGMDRSERIRTYNFPENRIADHRTGFKAYNLDHVMSGALDPVIDSCVVHDEEAQLKAIGEA
- the prmC gene encoding peptide chain release factor N(5)-glutamine methyltransferase — translated: MAESFPDTLDQAISRLRVAGVASPEADAWSLIAAVTGLGRGQVQAKALIHPDLLDEKQLVQLEQWLSRREAREPLWRITGLAPFLELELEVGSGVFTPRPETELLAHQAIAEAEAMVPVGQGVSVVDLCAGSGAIGLAIVHRVAHTHLVAVESSPEAAEYLRRNAECFAPDRSEVLVADIGDVVHTVADHTADLVVSNPPYLVEGVDPLDVETAQFDPPAALFSTGQGLDVIYRVVDIAAKLLRPGGVVFIEHGIDQGPATRQALQAAGFRNPQTEADLLGRERFSRAVASG